The DNA window CAGGCCAATAAAGAAAAAATACTGCACCGCCCAGGGCAACCAGGCGATCTCCTGCGGGCGAGCCATAATTTCGCGGATCATGGATGCACCTCTTGCCACAGTGCCGGTTGTCCCCGGACGTGACTGACAAATGCCTCATCAAGCCCCAGATAGAACACCTGAGGATGTGTTCCCTGTTCGGGTTTCAGTACCTTGAGCTGTGCCTGATGCTCATCCAGAGCCCGCCTTAATGCACCTTGCCGATTGTTAAGATCGCCAATCATCCGCGCACCACCGACACAGGACTCGACGCAGGCTGGCAACAGCCCGGCATCCAGCCGATGCACGCAGAAAGTACATTTATCGGCCGTTTGAGTTTCATGGTTGATAAACCGAGCCTCATAAGGGCAGGCCTGCACGCAATAGGCACAGCCGACGCAGCGGGTATTGTCGACAACCACAATGCCGTCCTGACGCTGGAAAGTCGCCTGCACCGGGCAGACCGGCACGCAAGGCGGATTGTCACAGTGGTTGCACAACCGTGGCAGCAGCACGTTGGTGGTCGAGTCCTGCCCCGTCAGGCTGACCTGATATTGCAGTACGCTGGTGCGAAATTGCCCCTGCGGTAGCCGATTTTCCACCGCACAGCTAACGGTACAGGCCTGACAGCCAATGCAGCGGCGCAGGTCGATCAGCATCGCCATGCGCTTTTTGCTGTCACCTTCCCGCCGAGCCGGCTGCAACTGCCAGCCTGACTGCGCCAGCGGCACCAGAGCTGCGCCGGCAGTCAATGCACCGAGTCGTTGTAAAAACTGCCGTTTCCCACTGTCCATTGATTTCTCCCAATAAGTATCCGCCGGGGAACTGATACAAAGGAGTGTAAAAACAGCGACCGACCGCCAATATTGTGGTTTACCACATTCCCCACGGCGGCTTGATCTAGGACAATTCAACCCGGTGATGCGGATCATAAAAGTGGAGAAGAGGTGAAAAGAGCAGCGCTAATCTTGTTGCTGGGGGGTTGGTTAAACGTTGCCTGGGCGGGGCAATGGACCATCGCGGTGCTGGCGCTGCGCGGCGACGCGCATGCACTGGCCCAGTGGCAACCCTTGGTCGATCACCTTAATCGCCAGTTTCCCGGCGATCACTTCCAACTGTCGCCGCTAAGCCTGGCCGGTATGGATGAGGCGGTCCGTAATGAACGCGTGGACTTTTTGCTCACCAACCCGGCGCAATATGTCCAGTTGGATAACCGCTACCCGCTGCGCTGGCTGGTTTCGCTGCGTTCTTCCCAACAGCCGCAGCAGGCCTCAGGCAACGTGGTCGGCAGCGTCATACTGGTGCGTCACGACAGCCCAACCACTACGGCCAATCAGCTAACCGGTAAAAAGGTCGGTGCCGTCGCCGCGGACGCTTTTGGCGGCTACCTGCTGGGATATAAAGAACTGCTTGGCGCGGGCCTTGACCCGGAGAAAGACTTGCAACTGCATTTCAGCGGTTACCCGGCGGATGCCCTGCTTTATCAGCTGCGCGATCGGGCGCTGGATGCGGTGATTGTGCCGGTTTGCCTGCTGGAAAAAATGCAGGCGGAAGGGTTGCTGCAAGCCAGTGATTACCGCGCCCTGTTGGCAAAACACAGTGGCCAGCCCTGCCTGACCAGCACCGAGCTGTATCCCAACTGGTCATTTGCCGCCCTGAACCACGTCCCGGATCGGCTGGCAGATGAGTTAACCCGCCAGTTACTGCAGATGAACGCTCCCGGCCTGCCGGTTTGGGGCGCCCCGGCGTCATCCCGCCAGGTTAATCAGCTACTGCGCGATTTGAATATCCACCCAAGCCAACGCTCACTCTGGCAGGAGGTGACCCTTTGGGCACAGCAACACCTGCTGTTGCTCGGTGGCATCTTCGGGGGGATGCTGTTGCTCGGCGCTAACCACCTGTGGATCAGCCATCTGGTGCGCCGTCGCGGACGCCAACTCGAACAAATGCATCAGACGCTGCGCGCCAGAGAAACCGCGCTGGCTCAGGCACAACGCCTCAGCACTCTGGGGGAGATGGCGTCCGGCTTTGCTCATGAGCTTAACCAGCCGCTGGCGGCGATCCGGCACTATGCGGAGGGCTGCCGTATTCGTCTTGAGCGCAGCGATCGACAGCACGAACTGCTGCCAATCCTCGAACAAATTGGCCAGCAGGCGCAACGTGGTGCGGAAAGCATTGTCAATTTGCGACGCTGGGCCAGCAAAACGCCGCACCATGAAAGCACACGCCCCCTGCTGTTGCGTCCGCTGGTGGAACACCTGATTAAACTGATGCAAATAGAACAACAGTATCCGCTGTGCCACATAACCCTGGCCATCCCGGCTCAAAGCCAGTTGTATAGCCAGACGACGTTGTTGGAGCAAGTGCTCACTAATTTGCTGAGTAACAGCCTGCAAGCAGGTGCCCAACAAATCACTCTGCGGCTGGAAGTCGACCAACATCAGCAACGGTTGATCGTTGAGGACGACGGCGGCGGCCTGAACGCCGAGCAGCTGACGCTGCCGTTCGTCCCGTTTCGCAGCAGCAAACCGGAAGGCCTCGGCTTGGGGCTGGTGATCTGCCAGCGGCTGCTGAAGCACCAGGGCGGCGATCTGACACTGGAAAACTATTTTTCCGCTTCTCAACAGCAAGGGTTGCGCGTGACCCTGTACTTCCCCGTGATCCAACAGGAAACCTGCCATGGCGTTAATACATCTGGTCGATGACGATTTAGCCGTTACCGACGCCTGCCGCTTTTTACTCGAGGGGCTGAACTATCGGGTGCAGATCTGGCACGACAGCCAAAAGTTCGTCGACCAGGTCAGTCTTTATCAATGCGGTGTGGTGATGCTGGATATTCGGATGCCGGGCATGGACGGGCAACAGGTTCATCAACAACTGCGTCGGCAGGAAAGTACCCTGGCGGTGGTGATCGTCACCGGTCACGGTGATATTGCCATGGCCGTGACGGAGATGAAGCTGGGGGCCGTGGATTTCCTGCAAAAACCGATTGCCGCCGCGCCGCTGATCGAAGCGCTGGATCGCGGGATCGCCCATTCTCAAAACCGGTTGGAACGCCATCAGCTACAGCAGCGTTTCAGTGCGTTGACGCCGCGTGAGCGTGAAATAGCCCGCGCCGTGGCTGCGGGAATGACCAATAAACTGATCGCCGATCGTCACTTTATCGCGGTGCGTACCGTTGAAGTGCATCGGGCCAGAGTGATGGAAAAAATGCAGGCCGCCAGCCTGGCGGAGCTGGTGAATTCACTCAACCAATTGACGTTAACCGAACCCTCAGAGAGCGGAGTCAGCCGCCTGTAGGCAAAAAAATGCCGGTCGGAATAAGCCGACCGGCATCGTATTTCAACTCACGGGCAAATCACGGCATAATCGAAGGCTGATCTGCGCCCTCTTTTTCCACTTTCTGCTGCAGCATGTGCTCGCGTTTCATACCCAGTTTCAACGCCAGCGCGGACGCCACGTAGATAGAGGATATGGTACCGATAGACACACCAATCAGCATAGCCAGAGAGAAGCCGTGCAGCATCGCGCCGCCGAAGATGTACAGCATCAGAACCACCATCAGGGTGGTACCGGAGGTCATCAAAGTACGGCTCAGCGTCTGGGTCAACGACACGTTCATGATTTCGTAAGGCGTCCCGCGACGGATCTTGCGGAAGTTCTCACGAATACGGTCGGAAACCACGATGCTGTCGTTCAACGAGTAACCGATAACCGACATCAATGATGCGACGATGGTCAGGTCAATCTCGATATGGAACAACGACAGCACGCCCAGAGTGATGACCACGTCGTGCGCCAACGCGATAACCGCCCCCAGCGCCAGGCGCCATTCGAAGCGGAAACCGACGTAAATCAGAATACAGATCAACGCCACCAGCAGCGCCATGCCGCCGTTTTGCGCCAGTTCGGTGCCCACACTCGGGCCGACGAACTCAATCCTCTTCACCGTGGCGTTTTTATCGACCGAGTCGTTAATCACGCTGATGACTTTGTTACCCAGTTCCTGGCCTGCGGTGCCGATCGCCGGTGGCATACGCACCATCACGTCACGGCTGCTGCCAAAGTTCTGAATAATCGGGTCCTGGAACCCGGCTTTTTCCAGCGTATCGCGCATCAGATCGAGGTTGGCCGGTTGTTCCAGGCTGATTTCAATGACGGTACCGCCAGTGAAGTCCAGACCCCAGTTAAAACCACGCACCGACATAATGGCGATTGACGCGATCAGCAGCAACAGCGAGATGCCGAAGGCCACGTAATCCCAGCGCATAAAGTCATAGACTTTACGGCCGTAGTTGAGTTGTTCAACAGTATAATCCTGTGCCACAACGCACTCCTCAGATAGACAGCTTGTTAATGCGTTTGCCGCCGTAAAGCAGGTTGACGATGGCACGGGTACCGACAATCGCGGTGAACATGGACGTCGCCACACCGATTGCGGTGGTAATCGCAAAGCCTTTGATCGAACCGGTGCCCACTGCGTACAGAATAATCGCGGTGATCAGGGTGGTGATGTTGGCATCAACGATACTGGAGAACGCGCCTTTATAGCCCTCATGGATCGCCTGCTGAACGGAACGTCCGTTCTTCAGCTCTTCCTTGATACGTTCATTGATCAGTACGTTGGCGTCGACCGCCACCGCCAGCGTCAGCACGATACCGGCAATACCCGGCATGGTCAGCGTCGCCCCCGGCAACAGGGACATCACGCCGACAATCAGCACCAGGTTGGCGACCAGCGCCGTGGTAGCGATCATGCCGAACTTACGGTACCAAACCACCATAAACACGATGGATGCCACCAGGCCCCACAAGCAGGCTTCCAGACCTTGGGTGATGTTCTGTTGCCCCAGGGTCGGACCGATTGTCCGCTCTTCCACGATCTGGATAGGCGCAATCAGCGCACCGGCGCGCAGCAGCAGCGAGAGCTGACGTGCTTCGTTCGGGTTGCCGATGCCGGTAATACGGAAGCTGTTGCCCAGACGCGACTGAATGTTCGCCACGTTGATCACTTCTTCCTGTTTCACCAGGACTGCACGGCCGTTAGCGTCTTTCTTGCCGCTGTCCTTGTACTCCACAAACAGGGTCGCCATCGGCTTGCCGATATTGTCCTTGGTGAAGTTGGACATCGCGGTACCGCCGGCACTGTCCAGCGAGATATTAACCTGCGGCTGGTTGTATTCATCGGTGCTGGAGGTGGAGTCGGTAATGTGGTCACCGGTCAGGATCACGCGCTTGTACAGCACAACCGGCTGGCCTTCGCGGGTGTCTTTTACTTCGGAGTCACCCGGCACACGGCCGTTGGCTGCCGCAGTGGTATCCGCATTGGTGTTAACCAGACGGAATTCCAGCGTCGCAGTAGCACCCAGGATCTCTTTGGCACGTGCGGTATCCTGAATACCCGGCAGTTCGACCACGATGCGGTCAGAACCCTGGCGTTGTACCAGCGGTTCGGCAACGCCGAGCTGGTTAACACGGTTACGCAGGATAGTGATGTTCTGCTGCACCGCATACTCACGCGCTTCGCTCAGGCGGGCATCCGTCAGGTTGGCTTTCAGGGTGTTGGTGCCGTTGGCAGAGAACACCATGTCACGTTGGCGTGGGCCAAGGTAGCTGATAGCCTGATCGCGGGCAGCATCGTCACGGAAACGCACTTCCACGCCGTTGTTGTCCAGCTTGCGGATAGACGCATAAGGAATGCCCTTTTCACGCAGCTCGCTGCGCAGGGTGTCCATGGTCTGTTCCTGCAGTTTGCTCAGCGCAGTGTCCATGTCCACTTCCATCAGGAAGTGCACGCCACCGCGCAGGTCCAGACCGAGTTTCATCGGTTCGGCGCCCAGCATGGCCAACCAGGCCGGCGTGGCCGGGGCCAGGTTCAGCGCCACCACGAACTTGTCGCCCAGCTCAGCCATTAAGGCTTCACGCGCGCGCAGCTGAATATCAGGATTGCTAAAGCGAGCCAGGATGGCGCCATTTTCCAGCGCAATCGACTTGCTCGCGATCTTGTCTTTTTCTAATACGGTACGGACTTGGTCCAGCGTAGTTTCACTGGCGGCGACACCGCGCGCGCCAGTGATCTGTACAGCCGGATCCTCACCATAGAGGTTGGGAAGCGCATAAAGCAGACCGATGATGATCACTACGATCAGCATCAGATACTTCCACAAAGGATAACGGTTTAGCACGGCAATTCCCTTCGGGAAAACAAAATTACAGGGCCTTCATGGTACCTTTCGGCAGAACGGCCGCCACGAAGTCACGCTTGATCATCACTTCCGTGGTGTCGTTCAGCGCAATAGCGATGATGCCGGTGTCAGCCACTTTGGTCACGCGACCAATCAGGCCACCGGTGGTCAGCACTTCATCACCCTTGCCGATCGAGTCCATCAGTTTCTTGTGCTCTTTAGCGCGTTTCTGCTGTGGACGCAGGATCATGAAATAGAAAATCAGGCCAAAAACCACCAGCATAATGATCAGAGAGTACGGGCTTCCCTGAGACGGAGCTCCTGCGGATGCGACGGCGTCAGAAATGAAAAAGCTCATTGAAATTCCCTCATTAAGTTATCAATTATTAATTCAAGCGTTTAAAGGTGGAACCGGTTTACCGATCCGACCGTAGAAATCCGCAACAAACAGCTCTAATTTACCCTGTTCAATGGCCTCGCGTAAACCCGCCATCAGGCGTTGGTAGTGACGCAGGTTATGAATGGTGTTCAATCGGGCACCGAGTATTTCGTTGCAACGATCGAGATGATGCAAGTAGGCGCGGCTGTAATTGCGACACGTGTAGCAATCACAGTCTTTATCCAGCGGAGAAGTATCATCCTTGTGCTTGGCATTACGGATTTTTACCACACCGTCAGTCACGAACAGATGGCCGTTACGGGCATTACGCGTTGGCATCACGCAGTCGAACATATCGATACCGCGACGCACGCCTTCAACCAGATCTTCCGGTTTGCCAACGCCCATCAGGTAACGTGGCTTATCTTCCGGAATTTGCGGGCAAACATGTTCAAGAATGCGATGCATATCCTCTTTTGGCTCACCTACTGCCAAGCCGCCCACAGCGTAACCATCAAAACCGATATCCACCAGCCCTTTTACTGATACATCACGTAAATCTTCGTAAACACCGCCCTGAATAATGCCGAATAAAGCGTTCTTGTTATTCAGTTCGTCAAAACGCTGACGGCTGCGCTGCGCCCAGCGCAGAGACATTTCCATCGAGCTTTTGGCATAGTCCCAGTCTGCCGGGTACGGCGTGCACTCGTCGAAGATCATCACGATGTCAGACCCCAGGTCATACTGGATTTCCATCGATTTTTCCGGGCTGAGGAACACTTTATCGCCGTTAATCGGGTTACGGAAATGAACGCCTTCCTCTTTAATCTTGCGCATCGCGCCCAGGCTGAACACCTGGAAGCCGCCGGAATCGGTGAGGATCGGGCCATGCCACTGCATGAAATCATGCAGATCGCCATGCAGCTTCATGATCTCCTGCCCTGGGCGCAGCCACAGGTGGAAGGTGTTGCCCAGCAGGATCTGCGCACCGGTCTCTTTCACTTCTTCCGGCGTCATGCCCTTTACCGTGCCGTAGGTGCCGACCGGCATAAAGGCTGGGGTTTCCACCACGCCACGTTCAAAAATCAGGCGGCCACGGCGGGCGCGGCCATCGGTTGTGTCTAATTCGTACTTCACAAAGCCTCCAGCATCAGAGAAACAGTCTGATGTCGTTAAAACAGGGTTGCGCCAGATGCGCAGCCCAGGAAATCAGGCGCCGACGGATTCTTGCTCCGCCAGCGGGTTACGGCTGATGAACATCGCATCGCCATAGCTAAAGAAACGGTACTGCTCGGCCACCGCCTGCTGATAGGCATGCATGGTGTTTTTATAACCGGCAAAGGCGGAAACCAGCATAATCAGCGTCGACTCCGGCAGGTGGAAATTGGTCACCAGTGCGTCAACCACCTGATAGTGGTAACCCGGGAAGATAAAGATGCTGGTGTCGTCGAAGAACGGCGCAATCAATGCCTCTTTGCTGGCGTTGGCGGCGCTCTCCAGAGAACGCACCGAGGTGGTGCCGACAGCCACCACGCGCTTACCGCGCGCTTTGCAGGCCAATACGGCGTCAACCACCTCTTGCGGCACCTCTGCGTATTCGGCATGCATGACGTGCTCTTCGATGGTTTCCACCCGCACCGGCTGGAAGGTGCCCGCGCCCACGTGCAGGGTGACAAACGCCATCTCGATGCCTTTCTCGCGCAGCGCAGCCAACAGCGGCTCGTCGAAATGCAGCCCGGCGGTTGGTGCAGCTACCGCGCCCGGTTTTTCGCTGTAGACCGTCTGATAAAGTTCGCGGTCGGCGTCTTCGTCCGGACGATCGATATACGGCGGCAGCGGCATATGGCCAACGGCATTAAGGATAGTAAAGACGTCGCGTTCATCGTTGAAGCGCAGTTCGAACAGCGTATCGTGGCGCGCGACCATCGTCGCGGCGATGCTTTCGTCGTCACCCAGCAGCAGGTCGGTGCCCGGTTTCGGGGCCTTCGAGGCGCGGACATGCGCCAATACCCGATGGTCGTCCAGCACGCGCTCGACCAACACTTCAATCTTGCCGCC is part of the Serratia quinivorans genome and encodes:
- the yajC gene encoding preprotein translocase subunit YajC — translated: MSFFISDAVASAGAPSQGSPYSLIIMLVVFGLIFYFMILRPQQKRAKEHKKLMDSIGKGDEVLTTGGLIGRVTKVADTGIIAIALNDTTEVMIKRDFVAAVLPKGTMKAL
- the ddhB gene encoding Dimethylsulfide iron-sulfur subunit, whose amino-acid sequence is MDSGKRQFLQRLGALTAGAALVPLAQSGWQLQPARREGDSKKRMAMLIDLRRCIGCQACTVSCAVENRLPQGQFRTSVLQYQVSLTGQDSTTNVLLPRLCNHCDNPPCVPVCPVQATFQRQDGIVVVDNTRCVGCAYCVQACPYEARFINHETQTADKCTFCVHRLDAGLLPACVESCVGGARMIGDLNNRQGALRRALDEHQAQLKVLKPEQGTHPQVFYLGLDEAFVSHVRGQPALWQEVHP
- the secD gene encoding preprotein translocase subunit SecD; its protein translation is MLIVVIIIGLLYALPNLYGEDPAVQITGARGVAASETTLDQVRTVLEKDKIASKSIALENGAILARFSNPDIQLRAREALMAELGDKFVVALNLAPATPAWLAMLGAEPMKLGLDLRGGVHFLMEVDMDTALSKLQEQTMDTLRSELREKGIPYASIRKLDNNGVEVRFRDDAARDQAISYLGPRQRDMVFSANGTNTLKANLTDARLSEAREYAVQQNITILRNRVNQLGVAEPLVQRQGSDRIVVELPGIQDTARAKEILGATATLEFRLVNTNADTTAAANGRVPGDSEVKDTREGQPVVLYKRVILTGDHITDSTSSTDEYNQPQVNISLDSAGGTAMSNFTKDNIGKPMATLFVEYKDSGKKDANGRAVLVKQEEVINVANIQSRLGNSFRITGIGNPNEARQLSLLLRAGALIAPIQIVEERTIGPTLGQQNITQGLEACLWGLVASIVFMVVWYRKFGMIATTALVANLVLIVGVMSLLPGATLTMPGIAGIVLTLAVAVDANVLINERIKEELKNGRSVQQAIHEGYKGAFSSIVDANITTLITAIILYAVGTGSIKGFAITTAIGVATSMFTAIVGTRAIVNLLYGGKRINKLSI
- the dctB gene encoding C4-dicarboxylate transport sensor protein dctB — translated: MKRAALILLLGGWLNVAWAGQWTIAVLALRGDAHALAQWQPLVDHLNRQFPGDHFQLSPLSLAGMDEAVRNERVDFLLTNPAQYVQLDNRYPLRWLVSLRSSQQPQQASGNVVGSVILVRHDSPTTTANQLTGKKVGAVAADAFGGYLLGYKELLGAGLDPEKDLQLHFSGYPADALLYQLRDRALDAVIVPVCLLEKMQAEGLLQASDYRALLAKHSGQPCLTSTELYPNWSFAALNHVPDRLADELTRQLLQMNAPGLPVWGAPASSRQVNQLLRDLNIHPSQRSLWQEVTLWAQQHLLLLGGIFGGMLLLGANHLWISHLVRRRGRQLEQMHQTLRARETALAQAQRLSTLGEMASGFAHELNQPLAAIRHYAEGCRIRLERSDRQHELLPILEQIGQQAQRGAESIVNLRRWASKTPHHESTRPLLLRPLVEHLIKLMQIEQQYPLCHITLAIPAQSQLYSQTTLLEQVLTNLLSNSLQAGAQQITLRLEVDQHQQRLIVEDDGGGLNAEQLTLPFVPFRSSKPEGLGLGLVICQRLLKHQGGDLTLENYFSASQQQGLRVTLYFPVIQQETCHGVNTSGR
- the fixJ gene encoding Transcriptional regulatory protein fixJ produces the protein MALIHLVDDDLAVTDACRFLLEGLNYRVQIWHDSQKFVDQVSLYQCGVVMLDIRMPGMDGQQVHQQLRRQESTLAVVIVTGHGDIAMAVTEMKLGAVDFLQKPIAAAPLIEALDRGIAHSQNRLERHQLQQRFSALTPREREIARAVAAGMTNKLIADRHFIAVRTVEVHRARVMEKMQAASLAELVNSLNQLTLTEPSESGVSRL
- the queA gene encoding S-adenosylmethionine:tRNA ribosyltransferase-isomerase, whose amino-acid sequence is MRVADFSFELPESLIAHYPQPERSGCRLLQLDGPSGELKHGVFTDLLDNLEAGDLLVFNNTRVIPARMFGRKVSGGKIEVLVERVLDDHRVLAHVRASKAPKPGTDLLLGDDESIAATMVARHDTLFELRFNDERDVFTILNAVGHMPLPPYIDRPDEDADRELYQTVYSEKPGAVAAPTAGLHFDEPLLAALREKGIEMAFVTLHVGAGTFQPVRVETIEEHVMHAEYAEVPQEVVDAVLACKARGKRVVAVGTTSVRSLESAANASKEALIAPFFDDTSIFIFPGYHYQVVDALVTNFHLPESTLIMLVSAFAGYKNTMHAYQQAVAEQYRFFSYGDAMFISRNPLAEQESVGA
- the tgt gene encoding Queuine tRNA-ribosyltransferase produces the protein MKYELDTTDGRARRGRLIFERGVVETPAFMPVGTYGTVKGMTPEEVKETGAQILLGNTFHLWLRPGQEIMKLHGDLHDFMQWHGPILTDSGGFQVFSLGAMRKIKEEGVHFRNPINGDKVFLSPEKSMEIQYDLGSDIVMIFDECTPYPADWDYAKSSMEMSLRWAQRSRQRFDELNNKNALFGIIQGGVYEDLRDVSVKGLVDIGFDGYAVGGLAVGEPKEDMHRILEHVCPQIPEDKPRYLMGVGKPEDLVEGVRRGIDMFDCVMPTRNARNGHLFVTDGVVKIRNAKHKDDTSPLDKDCDCYTCRNYSRAYLHHLDRCNEILGARLNTIHNLRHYQRLMAGLREAIEQGKLELFVADFYGRIGKPVPPLNA
- the secF gene encoding preprotein translocase subunit SecF; its protein translation is MAQDYTVEQLNYGRKVYDFMRWDYVAFGISLLLLIASIAIMSVRGFNWGLDFTGGTVIEISLEQPANLDLMRDTLEKAGFQDPIIQNFGSSRDVMVRMPPAIGTAGQELGNKVISVINDSVDKNATVKRIEFVGPSVGTELAQNGGMALLVALICILIYVGFRFEWRLALGAVIALAHDVVITLGVLSLFHIEIDLTIVASLMSVIGYSLNDSIVVSDRIRENFRKIRRGTPYEIMNVSLTQTLSRTLMTSGTTLMVVLMLYIFGGAMLHGFSLAMLIGVSIGTISSIYVASALALKLGMKREHMLQQKVEKEGADQPSIMP